In the Methylomonas rhizoryzae genome, one interval contains:
- a CDS encoding V-type ATP synthase subunit D, whose amino-acid sequence MPQLSLNKATLHKESDKLRRYRQYLPSLELKRQKLVAERVKGHQQLEQTRLEIERCRQWIAQTLPMLANRDIELQEMVGVSEVQTAQENLVGLNLPVLKRVVLTHRHYSPYLKPHWVDPLVAQLGAMLELQCRYRIDLQRLQLLELAVKKVTQKVNLFDKVLIPKTQTNIRKIRIFLSDAERADVVRAKITKQLREEALG is encoded by the coding sequence ATGCCGCAGCTGTCGCTCAATAAAGCCACCTTGCACAAGGAGAGCGACAAATTGCGCCGCTACCGGCAATATTTGCCGTCTTTGGAACTGAAACGGCAAAAACTGGTGGCCGAACGCGTCAAGGGTCACCAACAGCTGGAACAGACTCGGCTGGAAATCGAGCGCTGCCGCCAGTGGATTGCCCAAACCCTGCCTATGCTAGCCAACCGCGACATCGAGTTACAGGAAATGGTCGGCGTCAGCGAGGTGCAAACCGCGCAGGAAAACCTGGTAGGACTGAATTTACCGGTGTTGAAACGGGTGGTATTGACGCATCGGCATTATTCGCCGTATTTAAAACCGCATTGGGTAGACCCCTTAGTGGCGCAGCTCGGCGCCATGCTGGAATTGCAATGCCGCTACCGCATCGACTTACAACGCTTGCAACTATTGGAACTGGCGGTGAAGAAAGTGACGCAAAAAGTCAATCTGTTCGACAAAGTACTGATCCCTAAAACCCAAACCAACATCCGCAAGATCCGCATTTTTTTGTCGGACGCCGAGCGGGCCGACGTGGTGCGGGCCAAAATCACCAAACAATTGCGCGAAGAAGCACTAGGCTAA